One genomic region from Myripristis murdjan chromosome 7, fMyrMur1.1, whole genome shotgun sequence encodes:
- the znf362b gene encoding zinc finger protein 362b isoform X3 produces MAEPRFNNPYFWPPPPSMPGQLDNLVLINKIKEQLMAEKIRPLHLPPTSTPSQQPLLVPSSPSDGGAQHGMSVPKPQPQPVPSHHPQPQGSSQPDIALHARPASSSGPDGNMDDKAAVKAKGLWEDWHMRQLGLTPSSRPDSHSTSEALTPTTPTSGSQNRLGGAPSVNIISGLASGPGMEHMKAGGLAGLLGPPPKAPRGRKKIKAENPTGPLLVVPYPILADQGCVTVAPKEGKTYRCKVCPLTFFTKSEMQIHSKSHTEAKPHKCPHCSKSFANASYLAQHLRIHLGIKPYHCTYCENSFRQLSHLQQHTRIHTGDRPYKCAHPGCEKAFTQLSNLQSHQRQHNKDKPYKCPNCYRAYSDSASLQIHLSAHAIKNAKAYCCSMCGRAYTSETYLMKHMSKHTVVEHLVSHQSPQRTESPSIPIRISLI; encoded by the exons ATGGCAGAGCCTCGATTCAACAACCCCTATTTCtggcctccacctccctctATGCCAGGCCAG CTGGATAACCTGGTGCTCATTAACAAGATCAAGGAGCAGCTGATGGCTGAGAAGATCCGACCCCTCCACCTGCCACCTACCTCCACCCCGTCCCAGCAGCCCTTGCTGGTGCCCTCCTCGCCCTCAGATGGTGGCGCGCAGCATGGCATGTCGGTGCCcaagccccagccccagccagTGCCCAGCCACCACCCGCAGCCACAGGGCTCCAGCCAGCCAGACATCGCTCTACACGCCCGCCCCGCCTCAAGCTCTGGACCAG ATGGAAACATGGATGACAAGGCAGCAGTGAAGGCCAAAGGACTGTGGGAGGACTGGCACATGAGACAGCTTG GTCTGACCCCTTCGTCCCGGCCGGACAGCCACAGCACCTCCGAGGCTCTGACCCCCACAACTCCGACCTCGGGCAGCCAGAACCGCCTGGGTGGAGCCCCGTCTGTGAACATCATCTCTGGGCTGGCCAGCGGTCCTGGCATGGAGCACATGAAAGCCGGGGGCCTGGCGGGACTTTTGGGCCCCCCACCTAAGGCACCCCGGGGACGGAAGAAGATCAAGGCTGAAAACCCCACTGGTCCTCTGTTGGTGGTGCCCTACCCCATCCTAGCTGACCAAGGCTGTGTCACTGTTGCACCCAAAGAGGGCAAAACCTACAG ATGCAAAGTGTGCCCGCTCACCTTCTTCACCAAGTCCGAGATGCAGATCCACTCCAAGTCTCACACGGAGGCCAAGCCCCACAAGTGTCCCCACTGCTCCAAGTCGTTTGCCAACGCCTCCTACCTGGCCCAGCATCTGCGCATCCACCTGGGGATCAAGCCCTACCACTGCACCTACTGCGAGAACTCTTTCCGCCAGCTctcacacctgcagcagcacaccaG AATCCATACTGGTGACAGGCCTTATAAATGTGCCCACCCCGGATGTGAAAAGGCCTTTACCCAGCTCTCTAACCTCCAG TCGCACCAGAGGCAGCACAACAAAGATAAGCCGTATAAATGTCCCAACTGCTACCGTGCCTACTCAGACTCAGCATCATTGCAGATCCACTTGTCAGCGCACGCCATCAAAAACGCGAAGGCCTACTGCTGTAGTATGTGCGGCCGGGCATACACCTCA
- the znf362b gene encoding zinc finger protein 362b isoform X2, which translates to MAEPRFNNPYFWPPPPSMPGQIKEQLMAEKIRPLHLPPTSTPSQQPLLVPSSPSDGGAQHGMSVPKPQPQPVPSHHPQPQGSSQPDIALHARPASSSGPDGNMDDKAAVKAKGLWEDWHMRQLGEQPGRVNHRSGLTPSSRPDSHSTSEALTPTTPTSGSQNRLGGAPSVNIISGLASGPGMEHMKAGGLAGLLGPPPKAPRGRKKIKAENPTGPLLVVPYPILADQGCVTVAPKEGKTYRCKVCPLTFFTKSEMQIHSKSHTEAKPHKCPHCSKSFANASYLAQHLRIHLGIKPYHCTYCENSFRQLSHLQQHTRIHTGDRPYKCAHPGCEKAFTQLSNLQSHQRQHNKDKPYKCPNCYRAYSDSASLQIHLSAHAIKNAKAYCCSMCGRAYTSETYLMKHMSKHTVVEHLVSHQSPQRTESPSIPIRISLI; encoded by the exons ATGGCAGAGCCTCGATTCAACAACCCCTATTTCtggcctccacctccctctATGCCAGGCCAG ATCAAGGAGCAGCTGATGGCTGAGAAGATCCGACCCCTCCACCTGCCACCTACCTCCACCCCGTCCCAGCAGCCCTTGCTGGTGCCCTCCTCGCCCTCAGATGGTGGCGCGCAGCATGGCATGTCGGTGCCcaagccccagccccagccagTGCCCAGCCACCACCCGCAGCCACAGGGCTCCAGCCAGCCAGACATCGCTCTACACGCCCGCCCCGCCTCAAGCTCTGGACCAG ATGGAAACATGGATGACAAGGCAGCAGTGAAGGCCAAAGGACTGTGGGAGGACTGGCACATGAGACAGCTTGGTGAGCAACCTGGAAGAGTCAACCATCGTTCAG GTCTGACCCCTTCGTCCCGGCCGGACAGCCACAGCACCTCCGAGGCTCTGACCCCCACAACTCCGACCTCGGGCAGCCAGAACCGCCTGGGTGGAGCCCCGTCTGTGAACATCATCTCTGGGCTGGCCAGCGGTCCTGGCATGGAGCACATGAAAGCCGGGGGCCTGGCGGGACTTTTGGGCCCCCCACCTAAGGCACCCCGGGGACGGAAGAAGATCAAGGCTGAAAACCCCACTGGTCCTCTGTTGGTGGTGCCCTACCCCATCCTAGCTGACCAAGGCTGTGTCACTGTTGCACCCAAAGAGGGCAAAACCTACAG ATGCAAAGTGTGCCCGCTCACCTTCTTCACCAAGTCCGAGATGCAGATCCACTCCAAGTCTCACACGGAGGCCAAGCCCCACAAGTGTCCCCACTGCTCCAAGTCGTTTGCCAACGCCTCCTACCTGGCCCAGCATCTGCGCATCCACCTGGGGATCAAGCCCTACCACTGCACCTACTGCGAGAACTCTTTCCGCCAGCTctcacacctgcagcagcacaccaG AATCCATACTGGTGACAGGCCTTATAAATGTGCCCACCCCGGATGTGAAAAGGCCTTTACCCAGCTCTCTAACCTCCAG TCGCACCAGAGGCAGCACAACAAAGATAAGCCGTATAAATGTCCCAACTGCTACCGTGCCTACTCAGACTCAGCATCATTGCAGATCCACTTGTCAGCGCACGCCATCAAAAACGCGAAGGCCTACTGCTGTAGTATGTGCGGCCGGGCATACACCTCA
- the znf362b gene encoding zinc finger protein 362b isoform X1, whose translation MAEPRFNNPYFWPPPPSMPGQLDNLVLINKIKEQLMAEKIRPLHLPPTSTPSQQPLLVPSSPSDGGAQHGMSVPKPQPQPVPSHHPQPQGSSQPDIALHARPASSSGPDGNMDDKAAVKAKGLWEDWHMRQLGEQPGRVNHRSGLTPSSRPDSHSTSEALTPTTPTSGSQNRLGGAPSVNIISGLASGPGMEHMKAGGLAGLLGPPPKAPRGRKKIKAENPTGPLLVVPYPILADQGCVTVAPKEGKTYRCKVCPLTFFTKSEMQIHSKSHTEAKPHKCPHCSKSFANASYLAQHLRIHLGIKPYHCTYCENSFRQLSHLQQHTRIHTGDRPYKCAHPGCEKAFTQLSNLQSHQRQHNKDKPYKCPNCYRAYSDSASLQIHLSAHAIKNAKAYCCSMCGRAYTSETYLMKHMSKHTVVEHLVSHQSPQRTESPSIPIRISLI comes from the exons ATGGCAGAGCCTCGATTCAACAACCCCTATTTCtggcctccacctccctctATGCCAGGCCAG CTGGATAACCTGGTGCTCATTAACAAGATCAAGGAGCAGCTGATGGCTGAGAAGATCCGACCCCTCCACCTGCCACCTACCTCCACCCCGTCCCAGCAGCCCTTGCTGGTGCCCTCCTCGCCCTCAGATGGTGGCGCGCAGCATGGCATGTCGGTGCCcaagccccagccccagccagTGCCCAGCCACCACCCGCAGCCACAGGGCTCCAGCCAGCCAGACATCGCTCTACACGCCCGCCCCGCCTCAAGCTCTGGACCAG ATGGAAACATGGATGACAAGGCAGCAGTGAAGGCCAAAGGACTGTGGGAGGACTGGCACATGAGACAGCTTGGTGAGCAACCTGGAAGAGTCAACCATCGTTCAG GTCTGACCCCTTCGTCCCGGCCGGACAGCCACAGCACCTCCGAGGCTCTGACCCCCACAACTCCGACCTCGGGCAGCCAGAACCGCCTGGGTGGAGCCCCGTCTGTGAACATCATCTCTGGGCTGGCCAGCGGTCCTGGCATGGAGCACATGAAAGCCGGGGGCCTGGCGGGACTTTTGGGCCCCCCACCTAAGGCACCCCGGGGACGGAAGAAGATCAAGGCTGAAAACCCCACTGGTCCTCTGTTGGTGGTGCCCTACCCCATCCTAGCTGACCAAGGCTGTGTCACTGTTGCACCCAAAGAGGGCAAAACCTACAG ATGCAAAGTGTGCCCGCTCACCTTCTTCACCAAGTCCGAGATGCAGATCCACTCCAAGTCTCACACGGAGGCCAAGCCCCACAAGTGTCCCCACTGCTCCAAGTCGTTTGCCAACGCCTCCTACCTGGCCCAGCATCTGCGCATCCACCTGGGGATCAAGCCCTACCACTGCACCTACTGCGAGAACTCTTTCCGCCAGCTctcacacctgcagcagcacaccaG AATCCATACTGGTGACAGGCCTTATAAATGTGCCCACCCCGGATGTGAAAAGGCCTTTACCCAGCTCTCTAACCTCCAG TCGCACCAGAGGCAGCACAACAAAGATAAGCCGTATAAATGTCCCAACTGCTACCGTGCCTACTCAGACTCAGCATCATTGCAGATCCACTTGTCAGCGCACGCCATCAAAAACGCGAAGGCCTACTGCTGTAGTATGTGCGGCCGGGCATACACCTCA